The Rhizobium sp. ZPR4 DNA segment CAAACATGGACCTGGACAACATTCCTCATCCCGTTAAATCAAGCCCTGACGAGTTGGTTCCATCGCGCTACGCGGTGCGGATCGGCGACATTGAGGTGCTGGTGATCAGCGACGGGGTCCTGCCGCTGCCAACCAAGATGCTGGGGCACAATGCTGACGCAGCTGAGCGCGCGGCCTGGCTGAACGACATGTTCCTGCCGCCAGACGCTTTCGACTGGGCACTGAACGTGGTCGTGGTGCGTAGCGGCAAGCAGACCATCCTCATCGACGCCGGCCTGGGATTGGACCCTGAGTTGAACCTGCCGCGGGCCGGGCAATTGATCAAGCGGCTTGAGGCCGCCGGCATCGACCTTGGATCGGTAACCGACGTGGTACTGACCCACATGCATATGGACCACGTTGGTGGGCTACTTGTCGGCGGAGTGAAGGAGCGGCTGCGTCCGGACCTCAAGATCCATGTGGCGGCGGCCGAGGTCAAATTCTGGGAGGCGCCCGATTTCTCTCATGTGTCCATGCCTCCTGGGTTCCCGGACGCACTTCGAGCTGCTGCCAAGCAGTTCCGAAAAGAATATGAGAGCCATCTGCGATTATTCGATGATGAATATGAGGTGGCGCCGGGCGTGGTGGTCTCTCGAACCG contains these protein-coding regions:
- a CDS encoding MBL fold metallo-hydrolase, whose translation is MDLDNIPHPVKSSPDELVPSRYAVRIGDIEVLVISDGVLPLPTKMLGHNADAAERAAWLNDMFLPPDAFDWALNVVVVRSGKQTILIDAGLGLDPELNLPRAGQLIKRLEAAGIDLGSVTDVVLTHMHMDHVGGLLVGGVKERLRPDLKIHVAAAEVKFWEAPDFSHVSMPPGFPDALRAAAKQFRKEYESHLRLFDDEYEVAPGVVVSRTGGHTPGHSVVRVASGKDRLMFAGDAVFAVGFDHPDWHNGFEHDPEEAARVRVRLLRELAETGELLVATHMPFPSVGHVAVDGDHFRWVPVFWDY